Proteins encoded within one genomic window of Spirochaeta cellobiosiphila DSM 17781:
- a CDS encoding glycine betaine ABC transporter substrate-binding protein, whose protein sequence is MKKSTMTIILMAGLLSLSLLTSCQGKAEDNLVKIATKPMTEQFLLGEMLAQLIESRSDIRVELIKGIGGGTSNIHPGLIKGEFDMYPEYTGTGWSFVLKKEGIPDDQTLYTQLVKDYKDQYNLEWVGLYGFNNTYGLVIRKDLAQQYGIKTYSDLANYDDQLSFGAEYDFYEREDGYKALCAEYGLEFQKHVDLDIGLKYNAINSKQIDVMNIFTTDGQLSVSDTTVLKDDKNFYQTYYCGTVVRSETLERYPELKPILLLMDNILDDQTMADLNYQVEGEHKSDKEVATQFLLSKGLLTES, encoded by the coding sequence ATGAAAAAGAGCACTATGACAATCATCCTCATGGCAGGACTGTTATCACTCAGTCTACTCACAAGTTGTCAGGGAAAAGCAGAGGACAACCTTGTCAAAATCGCCACAAAACCTATGACAGAACAATTCCTGTTAGGAGAGATGTTGGCCCAACTCATTGAAAGCCGGAGTGACATTAGGGTGGAACTCATCAAAGGGATTGGAGGAGGGACTTCCAATATTCATCCAGGTTTAATCAAAGGTGAGTTTGATATGTATCCGGAATACACAGGAACAGGATGGAGCTTTGTTCTCAAAAAAGAAGGAATTCCTGATGATCAGACTCTCTATACCCAATTAGTTAAAGACTACAAAGACCAATATAACCTGGAATGGGTGGGCCTCTATGGGTTCAATAACACCTATGGCTTAGTCATTCGAAAGGATTTAGCCCAACAATACGGTATCAAAACCTATTCAGACCTGGCGAACTATGATGATCAGTTAAGCTTTGGAGCAGAGTATGACTTCTACGAAAGGGAAGACGGATACAAGGCCCTCTGTGCAGAATACGGACTTGAGTTCCAAAAACATGTCGACCTCGATATAGGACTCAAATACAACGCTATCAATAGTAAGCAAATTGATGTGATGAATATATTTACCACAGATGGTCAATTGAGTGTATCTGACACAACCGTTCTCAAGGATGATAAAAACTTCTACCAGACCTACTACTGTGGAACTGTTGTACGCTCAGAGACTTTGGAACGCTACCCCGAATTAAAGCCCATCCTTTTATTGATGGATAATATTCTGGATGACCAGACTATGGCCGACCTGAATTATCAAGTAGAAGGAGAACATAAGAGCGATAAAGAGGTAGCGACCCAGTTCCTCCTATCTAAAGGGCTTCTGACAGAATCCTAA